The proteins below come from a single Deltaproteobacteria bacterium genomic window:
- a CDS encoding peroxiredoxin yields the protein MAIKVGDRLPADVKLKEMGESGPKDVSVGEVCKGKTVVLFAVPGAFTPTCSMKHLPGFVEQAGDIKAKGVDEIVCVAVNDAFVMGAWGEAHHAKGRVRLLADGNAEFTKAIGLTLDASGFGMGMRSQRYVMVVKDGVVQQLQVEPGPGLSVSSAEAVICAL from the coding sequence ATGGCAATCAAAGTCGGCGACCGGCTACCGGCGGATGTGAAGCTGAAAGAGATGGGCGAGAGCGGCCCCAAGGATGTCAGCGTAGGCGAGGTCTGTAAGGGTAAAACGGTGGTGCTCTTTGCGGTGCCGGGAGCATTCACCCCGACCTGCTCGATGAAGCACCTGCCGGGGTTCGTCGAGCAAGCCGGCGACATCAAGGCCAAGGGCGTCGATGAGATCGTGTGCGTGGCGGTGAACGATGCCTTCGTGATGGGCGCTTGGGGTGAGGCCCACCACGCCAAGGGCCGCGTGCGCTTACTCGCCGACGGCAACGCTGAGTTCACCAAAGCCATCGGCCTGACGCTCGATGCCAGCGGCTTCGGTATGGGGATGCGCTCGCAGCGCTACGTGATGGTGGTCAAGGACGGGGTGGTGCAGCAGCTGCAAGTCGAGCCCGGCCCGGGGCTGAGCGTCTCCAGCGCCGAGGCGGTGATCTGCGCGTTGTAG
- a CDS encoding LOG family protein yields the protein MNAQLIVSVFGGSRCGPESEEYQEGVELGRRLAEAGYAVCTGGYAGVMEAVSRGAHERHGDVIGVTMDQFDLAPNRFVKRVLPSANFYERLQGLVRQSCAYVAVRGGMGTLTELCLVWNKLYMRVIEPRPLILLGRCWPPIIEAWRQHLVVSDEDCRLLAFAATPAEAVQLIRTLQSPPPR from the coding sequence GTGAACGCGCAACTTATCGTCTCGGTGTTCGGCGGTTCGCGTTGCGGGCCGGAGAGTGAGGAGTACCAGGAAGGCGTCGAACTCGGGCGGCGGCTGGCCGAGGCCGGCTACGCCGTTTGCACCGGCGGCTACGCCGGCGTGATGGAAGCGGTCAGCCGCGGTGCGCACGAACGGCATGGTGACGTCATCGGCGTGACCATGGATCAATTCGATCTGGCGCCGAACCGCTTCGTCAAGCGCGTGCTGCCAAGCGCCAACTTCTACGAACGCTTGCAAGGGTTGGTGCGCCAGTCGTGTGCCTATGTCGCCGTGCGCGGCGGCATGGGCACACTGACCGAGCTGTGTCTGGTGTGGAACAAGCTCTACATGCGGGTGATCGAGCCGCGGCCGTTGATCCTGCTGGGCCGCTGCTGGCCGCCGATCATCGAAGCCTGGCGTCAGCACCTCGTGGTCAGTGACGAGGACTGCCGGCTGCTGGCGTTTGCCGCCACACCCGCCGAGGCGGTGCAGCTCATCCGCACCTTGCAATCGCCGCCACCGCGCTGA
- a CDS encoding four helix bundle protein yields MSTGFIPRHGGYKRLRSYQKAEIVYDATVYFCDHFIDRRSRTHDQMVQAARSGKQNIIEGSMASATSKETEIKLTNVARASLEELLADYRDFLRVRGGAEWPKEHAYARRLRELNQIPDATYETFRKGIESADPLVAANVIIGLIRVSSYLLDRQIRQLERAFIEEGGLRERMTRARLAERRRSG; encoded by the coding sequence ATGAGCACCGGCTTCATCCCGCGGCACGGTGGCTACAAGCGCCTGCGCTCTTACCAAAAGGCGGAGATCGTCTACGACGCCACTGTCTACTTCTGCGATCACTTCATCGACCGGCGCAGCCGCACGCATGACCAGATGGTCCAGGCGGCGCGCTCCGGTAAGCAGAACATCATCGAAGGCAGTATGGCGTCGGCCACCTCCAAGGAGACCGAGATCAAGCTGACCAACGTGGCGCGCGCCAGCCTGGAGGAGCTATTGGCTGACTACCGCGACTTCCTGCGCGTGCGCGGCGGGGCGGAGTGGCCGAAAGAGCATGCTTACGCACGCCGCTTGCGCGAGCTGAACCAAATCCCCGACGCCACCTACGAGACCTTCCGCAAGGGCATCGAGAGCGCCGATCCGCTGGTTGCGGCCAACGTTATCATCGGCCTGATCCGTGTGAGCAGTTACCTGCTCGACCGGCAGATTCGGCAATTGGAGCGTGCCTTCATCGAGGAAGGCGGCCTGCGCGAGCGCATGACTCGCGCCCGGCTCGCCGAACGGCGCCGCAGCGGCTAG
- a CDS encoding RNA-binding S4 domain-containing protein, giving the protein MDDAVRLDRWLWAARMFRSRTLAATACDGGKVHVNGGAAKPHKALRPGDRVTITSEAGKRQLQVRALSERRGPAEQARLLYEDLTPPPPPRSEPTPPVVARERGSGRPTKRERRQLDRLRW; this is encoded by the coding sequence ATGGACGATGCGGTGCGCCTCGATCGCTGGCTGTGGGCGGCGCGCATGTTTCGTAGCCGCACCCTGGCCGCCACCGCCTGTGATGGGGGGAAGGTGCACGTCAACGGCGGTGCCGCCAAGCCGCACAAGGCGCTTCGCCCCGGTGACCGGGTGACGATCACCAGCGAAGCCGGCAAACGCCAACTGCAAGTGCGCGCGCTCTCCGAGCGGCGCGGGCCGGCTGAGCAGGCACGCCTGCTCTACGAAGATCTCACCCCGCCGCCACCGCCGCGCAGCGAGCCGACGCCGCCGGTGGTGGCGCGCGAACGTGGCAGCGGACGCCCGACCAAGCGCGAGCGCCGGCAACTCGACCGGCTGCGCTGGTGA
- the cysC gene encoding adenylyl-sulfate kinase codes for MSEPKSKHIVWHQGNVSKADRETILGHKSCTVWMTGLSGSGKSTLAVALEKELWDRDVHTFVLDGDNVRHGLNKDLGFSPEDRNENIRRIGEVAKLFTEAGVINVTAFISPYRADRDLARKLMANGDFIEVFVDCPVDVCEQRDPKGLYKKARAGQIPEFTGISAPYEAPLQPEITVNTATQTEAESLRVILGYLERNGYVPGAQS; via the coding sequence ATGAGTGAACCGAAGTCGAAACACATCGTCTGGCATCAGGGCAACGTCTCGAAGGCTGATCGCGAGACCATCCTGGGTCACAAGTCGTGTACCGTGTGGATGACCGGCCTGTCGGGATCAGGCAAGTCCACCCTCGCCGTCGCGCTCGAGAAAGAGCTGTGGGATCGCGACGTGCACACCTTTGTCCTCGATGGCGACAACGTTCGCCACGGTCTGAACAAGGATCTCGGCTTTTCACCCGAGGACCGCAACGAGAACATCCGCCGTATCGGCGAGGTGGCGAAGCTGTTCACCGAAGCCGGAGTCATCAACGTCACGGCCTTCATTTCTCCCTACCGCGCCGATCGTGACCTTGCCCGCAAGCTTATGGCCAACGGTGACTTCATCGAGGTCTTCGTCGACTGTCCAGTGGATGTCTGCGAGCAGCGCGACCCCAAGGGCCTCTACAAGAAAGCCCGGGCCGGCCAGATCCCCGAGTTCACCGGCATCTCCGCCCCTTACGAAGCTCCGCTCCAGCCCGAGATCACGGTGAACACGGCAACGCAGACCGAGGCCGAGAGCCTGCGGGTAATTCTCGGCTACCTCGAGCGCAACGGCTACGTGCCGGGCGCGCAAAGCTAA
- a CDS encoding HAD family phosphatase: MSAGIIFDLDGVIIDSEGLQYRSYCRVLEPYGVRISRAEYGREWIAAGRGPEYAVKTYKLPLDAGALRALKNPVYHELLRAEVTLMPGVVEALGRLSAGFPLALATNSSALDVSFVMDRFDLRRFFAAIVTREDYRGAKPEPDAFLAAAACLQLPPARCVVIEDAYKGVVAAHRAGCKCIAVPHDFTLENDFSLATLVVASLAAVTGDVIEALFNPGDAP; encoded by the coding sequence ATGTCCGCCGGCATCATCTTCGACCTCGATGGCGTGATCATCGACTCGGAAGGGTTGCAGTACCGTTCGTATTGCCGGGTACTGGAGCCGTACGGCGTGCGCATCTCGCGGGCGGAGTACGGCCGCGAGTGGATCGCGGCCGGCCGCGGTCCGGAGTACGCGGTCAAGACGTACAAGCTGCCGCTCGATGCCGGGGCACTGCGGGCGCTGAAGAATCCCGTCTATCACGAGCTGCTGCGCGCCGAGGTTACGCTCATGCCCGGCGTGGTCGAGGCGCTGGGCCGGCTCAGCGCGGGCTTCCCGCTGGCGCTGGCGACCAATTCATCGGCGCTGGACGTGTCGTTCGTCATGGACCGTTTCGACCTGCGCCGCTTCTTCGCCGCCATCGTCACGCGCGAGGATTACCGGGGCGCCAAGCCCGAGCCCGATGCGTTCCTGGCCGCGGCCGCCTGCTTGCAGTTGCCGCCGGCGCGCTGCGTGGTGATCGAGGACGCTTACAAGGGCGTCGTTGCCGCCCACCGCGCCGGATGCAAGTGCATCGCCGTGCCGCATGACTTCACGCTCGAGAACGACTTCTCCCTGGCGACGCTGGTGGTGGCCTCGCTGGCGGCGGTGACCGGCGACGTGATCGAGGCGTTGTTCAACCCCGGCGACGCGCCGTGA
- a CDS encoding SDR family oxidoreductase, with amino-acid sequence MGVIAVSGSASGIGAATRARLEVGGETVIGIDLRDAEVIADLASAAGRVAAVAAVLQLCGGRLDGLVACAGVGPQVEPWSTIVSLNYFGAIALLDGLRPALAQGEDPAVVAVSSNSSTIPGADSPLVEVCLAGDEAEARRLAMTLDGHRCYAGSKLALARWVRRSAPGAEWAGAGIRLNAVAPGAVMTPLLQEGLNHPVFGPAIQSFPIPTGGFGEPEEIAAAIVFLLSPDASFCCGSVLFVDGGTDAMLRPDFY; translated from the coding sequence ATGGGTGTTATTGCAGTGAGCGGATCGGCGTCCGGCATCGGCGCGGCCACGCGTGCGCGACTGGAAGTCGGTGGCGAGACGGTCATCGGTATCGACCTGCGCGATGCCGAGGTCATCGCCGACCTGGCCAGCGCCGCCGGGCGGGTGGCGGCGGTGGCCGCGGTGCTGCAGCTCTGCGGCGGCCGGCTCGACGGCTTGGTGGCCTGCGCCGGCGTCGGGCCCCAGGTCGAGCCGTGGTCGACGATCGTGTCGCTGAACTACTTCGGCGCCATCGCGTTGCTCGACGGCCTGCGCCCGGCGCTGGCCCAGGGGGAGGATCCTGCCGTAGTGGCGGTCTCGTCGAACTCCTCGACCATCCCGGGCGCCGACTCACCACTGGTGGAGGTTTGTCTGGCCGGTGACGAAGCCGAGGCGCGCCGCCTGGCGATGACGCTCGACGGGCACCGCTGCTACGCCGGCTCGAAGTTGGCGCTGGCGCGCTGGGTGCGCCGCAGCGCGCCCGGGGCGGAGTGGGCCGGGGCCGGCATCCGGCTCAACGCCGTTGCTCCCGGTGCGGTCATGACTCCGCTGTTGCAGGAAGGCCTGAATCACCCGGTGTTTGGCCCGGCGATTCAGTCGTTTCCGATCCCCACCGGCGGCTTTGGCGAGCCCGAGGAGATCGCTGCGGCGATCGTGTTCCTGCTCAGCCCGGATGCGTCGTTCTGCTGCGGCAGCGTGCTCTTCGTCGACGGCGGCACCGACGCCATGCTGCGGCCGGATTTCTATTGA
- a CDS encoding peptidyl-prolyl cis-trans isomerase, giving the protein MKRWFPAMTGAMLLALITTGASAAEGKNPMVLMSTSLGDIKIELHEDKAPATVKNFLAYVASKFYDGTIFHRVIPGFMIQGGGFDQQMRQKPTNAAIKNEAANGLKNDTGTLAMARTGDPDSATAQFFINVVDNANLNRPNPDGHGYAVFGKVVEGMDVVRKIEKVATTSKMPHQNVPVEPVVIKSVTVAQ; this is encoded by the coding sequence ATGAAGCGGTGGTTTCCTGCAATGACCGGGGCCATGTTGCTTGCCCTAATTACGACCGGCGCCTCAGCCGCAGAAGGGAAGAATCCGATGGTTCTCATGTCCACGTCGCTCGGCGACATCAAGATCGAACTGCACGAAGACAAGGCGCCGGCTACGGTGAAGAACTTCCTGGCCTACGTCGCAAGTAAGTTCTACGACGGCACCATTTTCCACCGCGTCATTCCCGGCTTCATGATCCAAGGCGGCGGCTTCGATCAGCAGATGCGCCAAAAGCCCACCAATGCCGCGATCAAGAACGAGGCCGCCAACGGCCTGAAGAACGATACCGGCACCTTGGCGATGGCGCGCACCGGCGACCCCGACAGCGCGACGGCGCAGTTCTTCATCAACGTGGTCGATAACGCCAACCTCAACCGCCCCAACCCCGACGGCCACGGCTATGCCGTGTTTGGTAAGGTGGTCGAGGGCATGGACGTGGTGCGCAAAATCGAAAAGGTCGCCACCACCAGCAAGATGCCGCACCAGAATGTCCCGGTGGAACCGGTCGTGATCAAGAGCGTCACCGTGGCGCAATAG